Within the Trachemys scripta elegans isolate TJP31775 chromosome 4, CAS_Tse_1.0, whole genome shotgun sequence genome, the region ATGGGGtatagatgacattatgggatggagacagttgcactCTGAGAACCTGatcccttgctcccagtcaccctgGCACAACTTGTTTCTACCCCACCATGCCTTGCCAAAACTTCTCAAAACACACTGTGCTGGAGGGTGGCAGGTTGCACACTGGGATTGGATGCTCAAtttcagacttaaaagtggccttcttcaacaacaaaaaaaccccttcaaaaacagacttcaatgagaaactgcagaactggaattcatttgcaaacttgacaccatcaaattaggcctgaataaagactgggaatggctgggtcactacaagaaGTATTGGCCATCCACGCTGATAGAATTGGcattgttagcactacaaaaagtaatttttactcTGTTgacattcacaccttcttgtcaactgttgggaatgggacacACCCACCCTGATTGAATCATTGAcctcccccacttggtaaggcaacgcccatcttttcttgtgctgtatatttatgcctgcctactgtaattttccctccatacatctgaagaagtgggtcatagcccacgaaagcttatgctctaattaatttgttagtctctaaggtgccacaagaatcctcattgtttttactgatggGAATAAACACAGATGCAGTGATGGCCAATAAGCCTTTGCTAAAAAAGCTCTGGCCTACCCTGAGCATCTAATAATAGCAACTAATGAAGACTGGCTTCCAGAAGCTCTTTGCCCTCAGTTCACCTCACAGCAAAGGGATACGGGCACTATTCAGTAACAGCCAAGACCAAGGCTGAACTCTTGCCTTCTGCGAGGGCACAAGCGTGGCCTCTTCCTGGATTTGAGGCTAGGACTGCATGATTGCTAGAAAAGGAAAGTACGACCCCCTGTTCACAGGTGCCAGAGTTTCAAAATTAGATTAATGGGCATGGGTTTTGGCTCAGCTGAAATGAAGCCACATCACCCTAGGGAAGAGCCCATTTGTTGCTGTCTTTCACTGGTAGAAATCTTGGTGTAAGGCCATGGGAGACCCCCAGAGCTCAGTTCTCCCATGAGTGACTAGGAAAGAGACCCAAAGCCTTTACACAGCAAAGGGAAAAggagccaggggcggctctaggcaccagcaaagcaagcaggtgcttggggcagcacatttgcaggggtggcagggatccagcatgggagctgagaaccaacagggggccctgggagctatagttccttggttagctccctgcctatacagccagccctggagcagggaaagaactacatttcccagcattcccttggccactaccaacaggaaagggaggtggagggagtgaagtagctgaaacctcatgctgcagcttgctgtgaatggagagctcactgctagagcgGGGTGGCCCTgggaacaagtgtgcccaaggagtagaaggctttggcccagctATCCCCTTCTGAAaacatccccagactggattagggatactgctgtgacctcaccttgcagcccccaaagaaagaattgggtggactaaatggacagtgcccctctctatctgaagcctagcaagggaggtacgtggatcccactagaatttaaaatgaaaagtaagggaagggaggctctggacccgggcagctttagatacagaagcaggcacataggaggattttcacatctgagccatggaagcagaaaatgatttttcctttccagatttagctaatattcagaatgGGAATCTAGCCCCTGccctccagatttgaacacctcaacatTCAGGAGTGCTTAAGCTCAAttcgggcagctgttacttcatttctcccaaatcaaatatactgatccactgtaacttgctgtagaaaaagtaggataaaattgagcaagaaatgctccccagtggttattaggactggaattgctattttcaacagccattgccatttttgttgttgttggtttatttgtttaaaaggaagacagtgatattgcattggcaaattccccatagaaacaaagaatggaacaaaagaataataaaggcaccttaacttttcctcatttatggaggacagtcttataatatgcttccagatatcctccaatcacacaagctgaaaattgttccactttactgcagttctgtaatcatatgggaaccaatcctgtctgtgttctgtgcacatctaaaattcctgctcaatgacccaccctgggagcgagttaccagtgacccagggctggagcgGAAGGAGGGTACAGTtggcaggggagagcccagggctggggcagcaggtggaagggggagagcccaggcctGAGGcgcagggggggtggggagggggggggttgggggggcagccaaacatttttttgcttggggcggcaaaaaacctagagccagccctgagcactGCAGAGCAATGATGCTCATTTAACCCTTAAGTAGTCTGGGGACAGGACAGCAGGGGCACTGTCTTTTGCATTAGTTATAAGTGGGATTTCCTCGGTAATGAGTTTCTCACCCCATCAGCCAGTGTTTTCTTTTCACCAGGCCCAGCACACACAGATTTCCAGCAGAGAGGGGCAGCTGGCAGAGTCCTGAGTTAGTgatatttagggcttgtctatacttaaaacactgcagtggtgcagctgtagctcttcagtgaagacactaatTATGCCGATGGTAGGGGTTCTCCCAttaatgtaggtaatccacctccctgagagacagtaactaagtcaacaggagaattctcccatcaacctagcgctGACTATGCCgtatttttcacatccctgagcgacatagttacaCCAACctcatttcctagtgtagaccaggccttatgtCACACCCTCCTGACCTCTCCACGAACAGGTGTGAAGCACTGCTGGTCACTCATCCTGCTTGGTAGGGCCTGGTCTTCCAGCACCACAGACAACACACACAAGTTAGAAAATAGATTTTATATTCTGTATAGCTGTAGAGAAGTCAAACAGGGGTTGGGAAGAGGCTGGGTGTCAGGTCCCTGTCTCTACCTCCACCACCTCAGCTACAGCACCGAAACCCACGCCCTCCTGGATGACCACCACGTCACTGGGGGAGCCTTCGTCCTGCATGATGATACATTTGTGTTCATGCTCAGAGATTGTGATCTCAATGATGTCATTGTTCGTTTCCAGGTGCCCAGCAGGGGCTGCGCTGCCCAGCACCCTGCGCACCCCAGACTCGGGGGGGCTGCCTGGGGGCTGGTAAGTGGCAATGTAATGCCCGTTGGCAGTTATCATAAGCTCTGCCTCATTTATTGGTGCTTGCATCTCCACTGACTGCACCATGAGTACTGTAGGCTCCTCAGTACCCGCCTCCTGAGGGACCTTCCTCTTGAGCCTCTTTCTTGCAGCCTTTGGCATGTCCATGCCCAGCAAGACAGCAGCCTCCACCAGCTTAATGGAGTCTCTGGCCCCCTTGTGGGTGACCTTGTGGCGCTTGAGGCTCTGCAGAAGGGTATAGCCCATGCCACAGACATCACACTTGTAAGGCATGTCCTCCAGGTGGGATTTCTGGTGCCGGCGCAGCTTGGTGGCCAGCGTGTATGCCTTGCCACACTGCTCGCACTTGAAAGGGCGCTCGCCGGTATGGAGGCGCTCATGGGCCCGCAGCGTGTGGGGGTCCTTCAGCGCCTTGCCACATACCGTGCACAGGTGGGCCTCCCCAGTGTGGGAGATGAGGTGCCGCCGCAGCTCTGGCAGCTGGGGAAAGGCGTCCCCACAGAAGCGACACTTGTAGGGCTTCTCGCCGGTGTGGAGCCGCAGGTGGCCCCGCAGGTTGCCCTGCTGCCGGAAGTCCTTGCCACAGTAGGGGCAGATGTAGGGCTTCTCCCCAGTGTGCAGGCGCATGTGGTTGCGCAGGGAGCCAGGGTTGGCCAGGTAACGCTCACAGATGGCACACTTGCATACCTTGGGGTTGGCTAGGTTGAGCTCCTTCATGAGGTGGATCTTCCTGTGGATGCGGAGAGAGGGCCGGCGGGCGAATGTCTTGCCGCACTCCTCACAGGCAAAGGGCCGCTCGCCCGTGTGCAGCACCTCGTGCTCCCTCAGGTCCCGCTTAGTGCCATAGGCCTTGTCACACTGCTTGCACTGGAAGGGGCGCACACCCCGATGGAAGAGCACATGGGCCTTGAAGCTCTCCTCAGAGCTGTAGCTCTTGccacattcagtgcacaggaaagGCTTGTAGCCAGTGTGGGTGAACCTGTGTTTCTTgaggtggcagagctggaggaaggCCTTGCCGCACTCCCCACAGCGATACCTGCGCTCACCAGCCTCATCCCCACGTGGCAGGGACTTCTGCTGAGATACACCCAGGCTCCCAGAAGGCCCCTCCTCCAGTGCAATACTGACCTcgacttctgggtacttgtccAGCTCATCAGGACCATCAGACAGGCCCTTCTTCCTTTGCTCCAGGGGCTCTAGTTTGGAATGGCCTTTGGAAATCTGCCCTACTTTCTTGTGTGTCTCTGCACCACCTCCCTCGGAAGTGCTTGGGCTCTTGGCCTCCTGCCCAGATACCCTAGCATTGCACTCCTGTAAGCACTGGCCGGTCAGTGCATGCACCTTGCGTGGCTTCCCAGCCAAGCGAGCGCTGAGTCGAACCCCATTTGGGGGAGACAATGGCAGATGGAGCTTCCCACGACATGCCTCTTTTGGCTCCCCATCTGCTCTCTCAGCCTTGGGTTGGGGGTCCATCTCCTTGACCGAGTCCTCCTTGCATCTTCTGTTAGCCTTAGCTGCTGAGGTGCTCTCACGGTGCTGGTTCTCTTTCCTCTGCACCTTGGTTTCCCCAGACTCATGTCCAGGGGTCatgctttcctcctccttcctgctgTTGTCTTGCAGCCTGTGGGAATGTTTGGCTGGCTGCCTCCTGCCTTCGGCTCTAGTTTCATTCTCCATCACCTTGGAGTTATCAGGATcccctgcacagacacacaacaGGGGGAAAAATCAACACTGGCTATTGGAAGACAACAGGCTTGTGCTGTCTGGAACACAGAAAATGGAGGAACTCAGAGACAGACACTCCACCCTACCCAGGAACATCAAGCATCTGGCTCCTAGATGCCTCTCTCCAAACAGGGGAGGGATTTCAACCCCAGCACATCCaggcaggactttggggagctGTGTCATGGCTGGTAAGGCTAGGAACTGCAACATTCTCCATTCTGCATTGCCACTTCCTGAAGTGATGTAGGGTTAGGGTGTCAGTCACAGGgcccagggggctgcagggccagagtgtTGGCCATTGAGTCCCAGCTTTAGTATGTCTTCTGGACTCCTCAAAAATGGATAGTTCTACACAAACACTAACCGCAAGGGGACATTcagaacaggaggaggagaatgcagcTGTGATTAGAGCCATGAAGAGTCACTTCTGTgtgatataaaaacaacaaggagtctggtggcaccttaaagactaacagatttatttgggcataagctttcgtgggtaaaaacctcacttcttcagatgtttttacccacgaaagcttatgcccaaataaatctgttagtctttaaggtgccaccagactccttgttgtttttgtagatacagactaacacggctaccttcTGTGTGATATGTAGTTACAGCCACTTTAGAGACAGCAGCCCACCTCCCACCTGGGTATCTGACCAGTAACAAAATAGACAAGTCCCCATTACACCTCCATAATGCTCACGATGGAGATAGGCTAAATATCCCACAACCGAGGCAGATTCTTCCTCTTTCCTGGCACACTAGACAGTATCCTCCTCCCCATACTATACCCTCCTCTTCTGAGAGAGTGGGGAAGGCAGGGCAGCATTACTTCCCCATTCCCAAGGGGAGGGGCCTCAATCCCTACAACAATGGTGTGGGAGGAATCGCTTATTGAATTTATAGGTCCCTCCAAATTCTCCCCCAGGGGTTCGCAATCCCTAAAGCCTGCCTTATTCTGGGACTGCACCAATGCTCCAAGCTCTGAAGACACTTTGGTTATGGGGTCCCCAGAATCACAGAATGATCTTTGCCTAACAGCACTGTAGTCATAGCCTTTTCATAAGAGGAGAACAAGGTTTGCATATATCCTGTGAAAGGAACGTACCTGCAAAGGGTTCTGATGCATTCCCACATGGAGAGGCTCCTTCCCTTTGCACCACAGCCTCTGGAGTTGCTGTCTCTGTCACAGCTGCCACTGCCAGCTGCCCCTTTGGCTTCTTCTCATCAGGAACAGCTATCCCCTCTGATACGTTCTGCAGCATTCTCCCCTCCACTTGGGCAGGACCAGCTTGGGCCTCTGTAGGCCAGTACAGCAACTCAGTGCCTGCAGCGATAGGATGCCGCACTCGGATGTGGAGCCTTCCACTGATCCACACCAAAGCCACGTTTGCCTCATCCTCCCCCCGGCCTCGCTTCACCAAGCTGCAAGACACCAAGCTCAATGTCAACACCCACTTGGGGCACATGGAGAtcctattgccttcaatgggagtgCCAAGCTCTGAAGGATCAAACTTTAGTTAACTGAGAAGAGTCCCCCTAGGAAATAAGCCCTTTAACTGCCTACAAGAGGCCCCTGATGTTATTATCAAGACATGTTCTGAATTCTTGGGCTGCGTGTAGCTCCAAACTAGTTCTAGAATAAAGCTCTCTATGACTCCTTAAAACACTCTTCACCAGGTCTCTAGGTCACTTTAGCTTTCCAGATGGGTCACTGGGAGGCCCTGCTACAGAAACAAACTCTCTCCACACAGACAGCCAAGAATCCATCGTTCCCCTTACATACATGAGGAAAGAGTGAGATCACATTTACAcagcatctttcatcccaaagaagCCCTTATACAGCCAGGGAGCATTTCACccacccctgaaatgcagccaactgTGGGGCAGAACATGGAAGATGGCACCTTCCAGCAATGCAACATTCAACTAGGGCACAGAACTGACCCATGATGAGTTACCAACACCATATTCTGAAGCACCTGGGCTATTTTTTTGGAAGTCTGCCATCAGTGTATTGGCCAAGCCTGACACTACCTAGTGAGACCACCCCACAGTGTTACAGTGGCTACAGATCCTCTCTTTACACTAACAGTATGTCCCAAAGGGAACTCCCATGTTGTTCCATATACAGCTACTAACCTCCTCCAGCTAGAGCTCCTCACACAAATGGATTCatcactgcagcagcagccagactgaATTGCCTGAAAAGCAAAATGAATTCAGAATAGGCCTACAAGCCCAGTGGCTGCCCCCTAATTGGGAGTTGGCTGATGCTCCTAGCCCTTCCTGTAACCAGTCTCTGTAGCGACTCAGGCACTCAGATCCCATAGTGATGGATAGACAATAAGGACCTGAATAAAAGTGAGGCCTGACACCTAGTGTTGGGTGCTTGCAGACTCCCCCGCCACACTGGAAATGCGGAGGCAAATGCTGCACATGGGAGCCAGGCACTGGGCAGTAGAGAACAAAGAGCTTCAGCAGACGGTTCACAGCTGGACATCTGGGTTCTTTAGCAGGACAGCGCCAGGCTGTGCACCTGGGCTGAGACCTTagtctttcccccttccctttcttTCGTGATAAGCCTCTGTGGTGGACAGTGAGTCCTGCCCGCCCCACTTAGCTGGGTGCTACTGGAGCTGCGCTGGGTTTTGCCTGTCAGGCCCCCCAGCCCTACCGTACCTCCGAGGGCGCTGTCTCTGCCGCACAGTCCAGCTCCCCCTCCGCCCGGGGCCCGAAGAGCGCTCCCGGCGGCAGGGCTCTCCCCACGCACCAGACGCCCATGCCCGGTTCCTGGGCGAGGGAGGGCCCCAGGGCCAGTCCGGGAGGGAGGCTCCGCAGGGCTCCGCAGGACGCGCCAGGCTGCGCGGGCGGGTCTCGGATCCGCCCCGGGTGGCCGCGGACGGGGCGCTGCTCACGGCCTGCGGGGAGACAAGGGAGCGGCGGCGTTACATGGGAGGCGcaggccccagggcagccccCGCTTTCCCGGCCAGCGCCGGCCGTGCCACTCACCGAGCTGGCTCCGGTCCATGCCGGCCCGGGGCCGGATCCTGCCGCTGCACCGCAGAGGCGCGCGCCGGCCCGGTTCCGGTCGGGAGCGGCCGGAACCGAGAACAGGGTCCCCGCTCCTGGCTGCCCCCTTTGGGGCGGAACCATCCGCGGAGCCGACGGCCGCGTCCGGACGAC harbors:
- the ZNF408 gene encoding zinc finger protein 408 encodes the protein METAAHPHSPLPVPDAFWVPRESRPDAAVGSADGSAPKGAARSGDPVLGSGRSRPEPGRRAPLRCSGRIRPRAGMDRSQLGREQRPVRGHPGRIRDPPAQPGASCGALRSLPPGLALGPSLAQEPGMGVWCVGRALPPGALFGPRAEGELDCAAETAPSEAIQSGCCCSDESICVRSSSWRSLVKRGRGEDEANVALVWISGRLHIRVRHPIAAGTELLYWPTEAQAGPAQVEGRMLQNVSEGIAVPDEKKPKGQLAVAAVTETATPEAVVQREGASPCGNASEPFAGDPDNSKVMENETRAEGRRQPAKHSHRLQDNSRKEEESMTPGHESGETKVQRKENQHRESTSAAKANRRCKEDSVKEMDPQPKAERADGEPKEACRGKLHLPLSPPNGVRLSARLAGKPRKVHALTGQCLQECNARVSGQEAKSPSTSEGGGAETHKKVGQISKGHSKLEPLEQRKKGLSDGPDELDKYPEVEVSIALEEGPSGSLGVSQQKSLPRGDEAGERRYRCGECGKAFLQLCHLKKHRFTHTGYKPFLCTECGKSYSSEESFKAHVLFHRGVRPFQCKQCDKAYGTKRDLREHEVLHTGERPFACEECGKTFARRPSLRIHRKIHLMKELNLANPKVCKCAICERYLANPGSLRNHMRLHTGEKPYICPYCGKDFRQQGNLRGHLRLHTGEKPYKCRFCGDAFPQLPELRRHLISHTGEAHLCTVCGKALKDPHTLRAHERLHTGERPFKCEQCGKAYTLATKLRRHQKSHLEDMPYKCDVCGMGYTLLQSLKRHKVTHKGARDSIKLVEAAVLLGMDMPKAARKRLKRKVPQEAGTEEPTVLMVQSVEMQAPINEAELMITANGHYIATYQPPGSPPESGVRRVLGSAAPAGHLETNNDIIEITISEHEHKCIIMQDEGSPSDVVVIQEGVGFGAVAEVVEVETGT